A part of Thermocrinis albus DSM 14484 genomic DNA contains:
- a CDS encoding porin, with translation MRKKLLLTALLVGATGANAAVIRIDEDTFANTGLKLQIWAQRLGKTTPGGKDYTDFSISSARIYFNGQVNKYVQFGANLEFAVHPGPAGRGTHQGIGTKNTSTSRAQDAFINLKASDELQLMAGLYRLPFSRASLTDSYQYIIPTGYGYSTRGNYFAPFTIGSNSNMGNSYRDAGVTLWGNLLDGMIKYQLGVFDGRWDHVNPNGLGVKDNLAFSGRIQFTPTMLGFKPEKGYTLADTYLGKQNVLSIGLGYNAQKWDNGQGFSGTAKAWVVDAMWEQKFGDLVPNLQLGYQDRKDMPGTAPNKVKDRAYYVQGQLLYDQVVGIGKPAIAFRYEKQDDRSAANQDTDRYGVFVNYYIKGHDAKIQLGFDSVKLKNKTPNEKNYTDVTLALQTQF, from the coding sequence ATGAGGAAAAAGCTACTTCTGACGGCACTACTGGTGGGAGCCACCGGTGCCAACGCAGCGGTCATCAGAATCGACGAAGACACCTTTGCCAACACGGGCCTCAAACTCCAGATCTGGGCTCAGCGCTTAGGAAAAACCACTCCCGGTGGTAAAGACTACACGGACTTCTCTATAAGCAGCGCACGTATCTACTTTAACGGTCAGGTCAACAAGTACGTCCAGTTTGGTGCCAACTTGGAGTTTGCTGTACACCCTGGTCCTGCCGGTAGGGGAACTCACCAAGGCATTGGTACCAAAAATACTAGCACCTCAAGGGCCCAAGATGCCTTCATCAACCTGAAGGCTTCCGACGAGCTTCAGCTGATGGCAGGTCTCTACAGGTTACCCTTCAGCAGAGCATCCCTCACCGACAGCTACCAATACATAATTCCCACAGGCTACGGTTACAGCACAAGGGGTAACTACTTTGCACCCTTTACCATAGGATCTAACTCTAACATGGGTAACAGCTACAGAGATGCGGGTGTGACCCTCTGGGGTAACCTGCTGGACGGTATGATCAAGTACCAGCTGGGTGTCTTTGACGGTAGATGGGATCATGTAAATCCAAATGGTCTTGGTGTGAAGGACAACCTCGCCTTTTCCGGAAGGATCCAGTTCACACCCACCATGCTGGGCTTCAAACCTGAGAAGGGCTATACCCTTGCTGACACCTATCTCGGAAAGCAGAACGTGCTGAGCATAGGTCTCGGTTACAACGCCCAAAAGTGGGACAATGGCCAAGGCTTTAGCGGTACCGCCAAGGCATGGGTGGTGGACGCCATGTGGGAGCAGAAGTTTGGAGACTTGGTGCCCAACCTCCAGCTTGGCTACCAAGACAGAAAGGACATGCCTGGTACTGCACCCAACAAGGTGAAGGACAGGGCCTACTACGTGCAAGGTCAGCTCCTCTACGATCAGGTGGTGGGTATAGGTAAGCCTGCCATAGCCTTCAGATACGAAAAGCAGGATGACAGAAGTGCTGCCAACCAGGATACAGACAGGTACGGTGTGTTTGTCAACTACTACATAAAGGGTCATGACGCCAAGATACAGCTTGGCTTTGACTCCGTAAAACTGAAGAACAAAACACCTAACGAAAAGAACTACACAGACGTAACGCTGGCTTTACAAACTCAGTTCTAA
- the guaA gene encoding glutamine-hydrolyzing GMP synthase yields the protein MRRGVLVLNFGSQYVQLIARRIRELGVYSEIIPYWTSAEEIKTKEPYGIILSGGPASVYQEGAPLPDAGIYRLGVPLLGICYGLQVMVHQWGGKVERATRQEYGRARLTIIKRDILFEGLPEEMDVWMSHADKVSSLPEDFEVLAISENSPYAVVRHRELPLYGLQFHPEVSHTPYGKDLLARFLFGICKAPAHWQMGDILKEKIEEIRSQVKGRKVISALSGGVDSTVAAVLTHRAVGDLLECVFVDHGLLRKGELEQVTEAFRKMNLPFRVVSAGKLFLERLRGVEDPEEKRRIIGHTFIEVFEKEAEKIGAQLLLQGTLYPDVVESAGIAGSQVIKSHHNVGGLPEKMNLELLEPLRDMFKDEVRQLGKLLGIPDEILNRHPFPGPGLAIRILGEVKEEDLELLREADYIFVEELKRWGLYHRVWQAFAVLLPVKSVGVMGDQRTYERVIALRAVDSVDGMTADWSRLPYDFLDHVMRRIINEVKGINRVVYDISSKPPATIEWE from the coding sequence ATGAGAAGGGGTGTTCTAGTCCTTAACTTTGGTTCTCAGTATGTTCAGCTTATAGCACGGCGTATAAGGGAACTGGGTGTTTACAGCGAGATAATCCCCTACTGGACCAGTGCGGAAGAAATAAAAACCAAGGAGCCTTATGGAATTATCCTGTCGGGTGGTCCTGCTTCCGTTTACCAAGAGGGAGCTCCCCTTCCTGATGCTGGTATCTACCGTCTGGGTGTTCCCCTTTTGGGTATCTGTTATGGCCTTCAGGTGATGGTGCATCAGTGGGGTGGTAAAGTGGAGAGGGCCACCCGTCAGGAGTATGGGAGAGCTCGTCTCACGATCATTAAGAGAGATATCCTCTTTGAAGGTCTTCCTGAGGAAATGGATGTTTGGATGAGTCACGCCGACAAGGTCTCTTCTCTGCCGGAAGATTTTGAAGTGCTGGCCATCTCCGAAAACTCCCCTTATGCGGTGGTGAGACACAGAGAACTTCCCCTTTACGGTCTTCAGTTTCATCCCGAGGTTTCTCATACTCCTTACGGTAAGGATCTTCTGGCCCGTTTCCTCTTTGGTATCTGTAAAGCTCCCGCCCACTGGCAGATGGGTGATATCCTTAAGGAAAAGATAGAAGAGATACGCTCTCAGGTAAAGGGAAGGAAGGTGATATCTGCCCTTTCGGGGGGTGTAGATTCCACAGTAGCTGCAGTTCTTACCCACAGAGCGGTGGGAGATCTTCTGGAGTGTGTCTTTGTGGATCATGGCCTTTTGCGTAAGGGAGAGTTAGAACAGGTCACAGAGGCCTTTAGAAAAATGAACCTTCCCTTTCGCGTAGTGTCGGCAGGTAAGCTGTTTCTGGAAAGGCTGAGGGGAGTTGAGGATCCGGAGGAGAAACGCAGGATCATAGGTCACACCTTTATAGAGGTGTTTGAAAAGGAGGCTGAGAAAATAGGTGCCCAGCTTCTCCTCCAGGGTACTCTTTATCCTGATGTGGTGGAGAGTGCAGGTATAGCTGGTTCTCAAGTTATAAAGTCCCACCACAACGTGGGAGGATTGCCAGAGAAGATGAACCTGGAACTTCTGGAGCCTCTGAGGGACATGTTTAAAGATGAGGTGCGTCAGTTGGGTAAGCTTTTAGGCATACCCGACGAGATCTTAAACAGACATCCTTTCCCGGGTCCAGGTCTTGCCATAAGGATACTGGGTGAGGTAAAAGAAGAAGACTTGGAACTCCTCCGTGAGGCCGACTACATCTTCGTGGAGGAACTCAAAAGGTGGGGACTTTACCACCGCGTGTGGCAGGCTTTTGCTGTTCTTTTGCCGGTAAAAAGTGTGGGTGTTATGGGAGATCAAAGAACTTACGAGAGGGTAATAGCCCTCAGAGCTGTGGACAGTGTGGATGGTATGACGGCAGACTGGTCAAGACTACCCTATGACTTTCTGGATCACGTGATGAGAAGAATCATAAACGAAGTTAAGGGGATAAACAGAGTGGTTTACGACATATCTTCTAAACCTCCCGCCACCATAGAATGGGAGTGA